Proteins from a genomic interval of Oncorhynchus nerka isolate Pitt River linkage group LG13, Oner_Uvic_2.0, whole genome shotgun sequence:
- the LOC115140335 gene encoding calcineurin B homologous protein 3-like: MGASQSAGTEHEFQDLADRTGFSLEQIGNINKRFRQLSNNEETLSREDLASIPALDNNPIRAQIINAFFDKRNLHQNETGTVQEIGFEEFLMVMTHFRPAPMGLTEEERENLRREKLRFLFNMHDTDSDGTINLEEYRRVVEELLSKAGTIGQETAKAIADAAMLEVASTTRGKMEPDEFYEGITFENFLQILNTFDIETRMHVRFLHMDTATLRCGKSK; this comes from the exons TTTCCCTGGAGCAGATTGGCAACATCAACAAGAGATTCAGACAGCTGAGTAACAATGAGGAGACACTAAG TCGAGAGGATTTGGCCAGCATCCCTGCTCTAGATAACAATCCAATCCGGGCTCAAATTATTAATGCATTCTTTGATAAAAG AAACCTCCACCAGAATGAGACGGGTACAGTCCAGGAGATTGGCTTTGAGGAGTTCCTTATGGTGATGACTCACTTCCGCCCAGCACCCATGGGCCTaacggaggaggagagggagaacctGAGGAGGGAGAAACTACGAT TTCTGTTCAACATGCATGACACAGACAGCGACGGCACCATCAACCTGGAGGAGTACAGACGG GTGGTGGAGGAGCTCCTATCTAAGGCTGGCACTATCGGACAGGAGACCGCCAAAGCCATCGCAGACGCTGCCATGCTGGAAGTGGCAAGCACTACAAGGGGCAAAATG GAACCTGATGAATTCTATGAAGGAATCACTTTTGAAAATTTTCTACAG ATTCTAAACACCTTCGATATTGAGACGAGGATGCATGTTCGCTTCTTACACATGGACACTGCAACCTTGCGATGTGGAAAATCTAAATGA